A genomic window from Camelina sativa cultivar DH55 chromosome 2, Cs, whole genome shotgun sequence includes:
- the LOC104717621 gene encoding 21 kDa protein: protein MELKLTHLCYCVLLFLPLLSISAIAKPPSSPSPSNSINFIVSSCHVTRYQTLCVKCLAAFANKIRRNEKRLAQTALAVTLVRVQSTTIYVSKLTKARRIKRREYLAVKDCVENLGDGLGMLVQSVRELKQVGRSGRGQDEFLWRLSNVQTWVSAALTDETTCLDGFDGEVMDGAVKSAIRRRVVHVARVTSNALALVNRFAARQKS, encoded by the coding sequence ATGGAACTAAAGCTAACCCATCTTTGCTATTGCGTTCTACTttttcttccactactctccaTATCCGCCATAGCCAAACCTCCATCATCACCAAGCCCTAGCAACAGCATCAACTTCATTGTATCCTCATGCCACGTCACTCGTTACCAAACCCTCTGCGTCAAATGCCTCGCCGCCTTCGCCAACAAAATCCGCCGCAACGAAAAACGGTTAGCTCAAACCGCTTTAGCGGTTACTCTAGTCCGTGTCCAGTCCACGACGATCTACGTATCGAAGCTAACTAAGGCCAGGAGAATCAAAAGGAGAGAGTACTTAGCCGTGAAGGATTGTGTTGAGAATCTTGGAGACGGCTTAGGGATGTTGGTTCAGTCGGTGAGGGAGTTGAAGCAAGTGGGTCGATCCGGTCGTGGTCAGGACGAGTTCTTGTGGCGGCTAAGTAACGTTCAGACTTGGGTTAGTGCTGCCTTAACGGATGAGACAACGTGTCTTGATGGGTTCGATGGGGAGGTTATGGATGGTGCGGTGAAATCAGCGATCAGAAGACGAGTGGTTCATGTGGCTCGAGTTACTAGTAATGCCTTGGCTCTTGTAAACCGGTTCGCGGCTCGGCAGAAGTCATAG